GCTTCAATGCCCTCGAAGCCGAGCGCAAGGCGATCCAGACGCGCACCGAGGAACTGCAGGGCAAGCGCAACAGCCTGTCCAAGCAGATCGGCATGCTGAAGGGCAAAGGCGAAGACACCAGCGCCGTGATGGCGGAAGTGGCCGGCATCGGCGACGAGCTGAAGGCCAACGAAGTCGCCCTGGCCCAGGTGCAGGAAAAGATGGCGCACTTCATGCAGAACATCCCGAACCTGCCGCACGAGTCCGTGCCGGTCGGCCAGGACGAATCGGGCAATGTCGAAGTGCGCAAGGTCGGCACGCCGCGCGTGTTCGATTTCGAAGTGAAGGACCATGTCGACGTCGGCGCCCCGCTGGGCCTGGACTTCGACACCGCGACCAAGCTGACCGGCTCGCGCTTCTCGGTCATGAAGGGCGGCATCGCCCGTCTGCACCGCGCGCTGGCCCAGTACATGCTGGACACCCATACCGACCGGCACGGCTACACCGAGTGCTACACCCCGTACATGGTGAACGCGGATTCGCTGTACGGCACCGGCCAGCTGCCGAAGTTCGGCGAAGACCTGTTCGCCGTGAAGAAGGGCGGCATCGAAGGCGAGGGCGAGAACTTCTACCTGATCCCGACCTCGGAAGTCACGCTGACGAACACGGTGCGCGACGAGATCGTGGCGCTGGACAGCCTGCCGATCAAGATCACCGCCCACACCCCATGCTTCCGCTCGGAAGCCGGCAGCTACGGCCGCGACACCCGCGGCATGATCCGCCAGCACCAGTTCGACAAGGTCGAGCTCGTGCAGATCGCGCATCCGGAAAAGTCGTACGAAGCGCTGGACGAAATGGTCGGCCAG
This window of the Massilia sp. WG5 genome carries:
- the serS gene encoding serine--tRNA ligase, with the translated sequence MIDIQLLRKDIDNVAARLATRKFQLDVAGFNALEAERKAIQTRTEELQGKRNSLSKQIGMLKGKGEDTSAVMAEVAGIGDELKANEVALAQVQEKMAHFMQNIPNLPHESVPVGQDESGNVEVRKVGTPRVFDFEVKDHVDVGAPLGLDFDTATKLTGSRFSVMKGGIARLHRALAQYMLDTHTDRHGYTECYTPYMVNADSLYGTGQLPKFGEDLFAVKKGGIEGEGENFYLIPTSEVTLTNTVRDEIVALDSLPIKITAHTPCFRSEAGSYGRDTRGMIRQHQFDKVELVQIAHPEKSYEALDEMVGQAETILRNLGLPYRVMALCTGDMGFGAAKTYDLEVWLPAQNTYREISSLSNMEAFQARRMQARFRNAQNKPELLHTLNGSGLAVGRTLVAVLENYQQADGSVLIPEALRPYMGGLERLVPAA